The following coding sequences lie in one Metallumcola ferriviriculae genomic window:
- a CDS encoding aconitate hydratase, which yields MGKSAAEKIISRHLVTGNPVAGEQIAIKIDQTLTQDATGTMAYLQFEAMGIPQVKTDLSVSYIDHNTLQSGFENADDHLYLQTVAAKHGVYFSRPGNGICHQVHLERFGKPGHTLLGSDSHTPTGGGLGMLAIGAGGLDVAVAMAGGPFYLTMPEIIKVELTGGLSPWVTAKDIILEVLRRLSVKGGVGKIIEYAGDGVKTLSVPERATITNMGAELGATTSIFPSDEVTKEFLKAQGREECWQEILADEDAAYASSVTIDLGTLEPLAAQPHSPDAVTTVAELSNINVRQVAIGSCTNSSFVDLMRVALILKGKTIHPDVSLVISPGSRQVFHMLADNGALNHLINAGARILESACGPCIGMGQSPPSGSVSVRTFNRNFKGRSGTADATIYLVSPETAAATALTGHLTDPRTLGEAIEVEQPHSYPADDTMVLPPQADPNKVSVRRGPNIKPVPVKEPLSNQTSGKVVLKTGDNITTDDIMPAGAKVLPLRSNIPAISEYVFSGIDPDFSKRTKELGGGIIIGGTNYGQGSSREHAALAPMYLGIKAVIAKSFARIHKANLVNFGILPLTFTDENDYDDINPNDTVLIEDIHQLKPGVPITAAVTETGKEIRLAHDLDSRSIEIVLAGGLLNYTKNREKETSQNN from the coding sequence ATGGGAAAGAGTGCAGCAGAAAAGATAATTTCCCGGCACCTAGTAACAGGTAATCCTGTTGCCGGAGAACAGATTGCCATTAAGATCGATCAAACATTAACACAAGATGCAACAGGTACTATGGCTTACTTACAATTTGAAGCAATGGGAATTCCACAAGTAAAAACCGACCTATCGGTTAGCTATATTGACCATAATACTTTACAATCAGGCTTCGAGAATGCTGACGATCATTTATATCTACAAACGGTGGCAGCCAAACACGGGGTGTATTTCTCCCGCCCGGGTAATGGCATCTGCCATCAAGTCCATCTGGAGCGGTTTGGCAAACCGGGTCACACGCTGCTGGGTTCAGACAGCCATACACCTACCGGCGGCGGGCTCGGGATGCTTGCCATAGGTGCCGGGGGACTGGATGTCGCCGTAGCTATGGCCGGCGGGCCTTTTTATCTAACTATGCCGGAAATCATAAAAGTGGAACTTACCGGCGGGCTTTCACCGTGGGTAACCGCTAAAGATATTATCCTTGAAGTATTAAGACGTTTATCCGTCAAGGGCGGCGTTGGTAAAATTATCGAATACGCCGGTGACGGTGTCAAAACTCTTTCAGTACCAGAACGCGCCACTATCACCAACATGGGCGCGGAATTAGGGGCAACTACCTCAATATTTCCAAGTGATGAAGTTACCAAGGAATTTCTAAAAGCACAAGGCCGCGAAGAATGCTGGCAGGAGATATTGGCCGACGAAGATGCGGCTTATGCATCAAGTGTTACCATTGATTTGGGTACCCTCGAGCCCTTGGCGGCCCAACCCCATAGCCCCGATGCTGTAACCACAGTGGCTGAGTTAAGTAACATTAATGTACGACAGGTCGCCATCGGCAGCTGCACCAACTCATCCTTTGTAGACTTAATGCGTGTAGCTTTAATACTTAAAGGAAAGACCATACACCCTGATGTAAGCTTGGTAATTTCGCCCGGGTCACGACAGGTGTTCCATATGCTGGCCGATAATGGCGCTCTTAACCACCTGATAAATGCCGGTGCCCGCATTCTTGAATCTGCCTGCGGTCCTTGCATAGGCATGGGACAGTCCCCACCATCGGGTTCAGTTTCGGTACGTACCTTTAATCGCAACTTTAAGGGTCGAAGCGGCACAGCTGATGCAACTATATATCTTGTCAGTCCCGAGACCGCGGCAGCTACCGCATTGACAGGGCATTTAACTGACCCACGTACTCTCGGTGAAGCAATAGAAGTCGAACAACCTCATAGTTATCCCGCAGACGATACTATGGTTCTACCGCCCCAGGCTGACCCTAATAAAGTAAGTGTTCGGCGGGGACCCAATATCAAACCTGTACCGGTCAAGGAACCCCTATCCAACCAGACCAGCGGAAAAGTGGTCCTGAAAACCGGTGATAACATTACCACTGACGATATTATGCCCGCAGGCGCTAAAGTACTGCCGCTGCGTTCAAATATCCCTGCGATATCGGAGTATGTCTTTAGTGGGATAGATCCTGACTTTTCCAAGCGAACTAAAGAGCTTGGCGGTGGTATAATCATCGGCGGTACTAATTATGGTCAAGGTTCCAGTCGAGAGCACGCAGCATTAGCTCCCATGTATCTGGGTATTAAAGCTGTAATAGCCAAATCATTTGCCCGTATTCATAAGGCAAACTTGGTTAACTTTGGTATTCTTCCCTTAACCTTTACCGACGAAAATGATTATGATGACATTAATCCCAACGATACCGTATTAATAGAAGATATCCACCAACTCAAACCCGGTGTCCCGATAACCGCAGCAGTAACTGAAACAGGAAAAGAAATAAGACTGGCCCACGACTTGGACAGTAGGTCTATAGAAATAGTATTGGCCGGCGGCCTGTTAAATTACACGAAAAACCGCGAAAAAGAGACTTCACAAAATAACTAA
- a CDS encoding helix-turn-helix domain-containing protein — MHQLGRILKKQREIMGITVWEAQEGTKIATHYLHCMEKGDFRQIPGGQFYLKSFLKNYADYIGLDGPAVVKYYQELSGAETVRTKRERSLLSSERSGVFKAIFRTLVSFM, encoded by the coding sequence TTGCATCAATTAGGACGAATTTTAAAAAAGCAAAGAGAGATTATGGGTATCACAGTCTGGGAAGCGCAGGAGGGCACCAAAATTGCCACGCATTATTTGCATTGCATGGAAAAGGGTGACTTTAGGCAAATTCCTGGAGGACAGTTTTATCTGAAAAGCTTCTTAAAGAACTATGCGGACTATATTGGTCTGGATGGCCCTGCAGTGGTTAAGTATTATCAGGAACTGAGCGGGGCAGAAACCGTACGGACAAAAAGGGAACGCAGTCTGTTATCTTCGGAAAGAAGCGGTGTTTTTAAGGCCATATTTCGAACACTAGTTTCATTCATGTGA
- a CDS encoding aminotransferase class IV, with protein sequence MDYGYHNGNILPREELIIDVADLGFQYGLGLFETVKINHGKPIWLEEHISRLQAGLEVLHISPAGLDGELSSAVPEVIRATRLEMGSVKIMTSGYGPGRPDNVFVTVKKGIPYSHEQRRKGFSVAIVSLLRRNPLSPFVGLKSLNFGENILARSEVAAKGADEGLLLNTDGFTAEGTVSNIFWYDGKVLKTPSISAGILPGIARAKIMETAAKLTIPVQQVLAEPGELSSAQEIFLTNSLMGIMPVTVFEGKPLAREKNRIIDVLNGELDHIW encoded by the coding sequence ATGGATTACGGCTATCATAACGGCAATATTTTGCCTAGAGAAGAACTCATAATAGATGTCGCTGACTTAGGCTTTCAATATGGCTTGGGGCTATTTGAAACCGTTAAAATCAATCATGGTAAACCAATATGGCTTGAAGAACATATATCTAGACTGCAGGCCGGCCTAGAAGTGCTGCATATATCTCCAGCGGGCCTTGACGGTGAATTGTCTAGTGCTGTGCCAGAAGTGATTAGGGCTACTCGACTGGAAATGGGAAGTGTAAAAATAATGACCAGCGGTTACGGTCCCGGCAGACCGGATAATGTGTTTGTTACCGTCAAAAAGGGCATTCCTTATTCTCATGAACAACGACGGAAAGGATTTTCCGTCGCTATTGTTTCCCTTCTGCGGCGTAACCCCCTTTCGCCTTTTGTTGGGCTTAAAAGTTTAAACTTTGGTGAAAATATCCTTGCCAGGAGTGAGGTCGCGGCAAAAGGAGCAGATGAGGGTTTGCTGCTTAATACCGATGGGTTTACAGCAGAGGGCACTGTCAGCAATATTTTCTGGTATGACGGAAAGGTATTGAAGACTCCCTCGATATCTGCCGGCATACTACCTGGAATTGCCCGGGCTAAGATTATGGAAACTGCTGCGAAGTTGACAATACCAGTCCAACAGGTGTTAGCTGAACCCGGGGAATTATCCTCGGCGCAGGAAATATTTCTTACTAATTCGTTAATGGGAATTATGCCGGTAACCGTATTTGAAGGCAAACCTTTGGCGAGGGAAAAGAATAGAATCATCGATGTATTAAATGGTGAATTAGACCATATATGGTAG
- the pabB gene encoding aminodeoxychorismate synthase component I, translating into MARLPLVKRMAYQDPLELMAKLCGKDKFLLHSGLVTEEIGRYSFLGCDPFLVLQAKDEKVTITEGNSEKLIEGNPIRELRKILQRFYRPLTAAVPFTGGAVGYFAYDLGWLFEELPHATDDDLKLPDFYLPFYDRVIVVDHFKKETLVFSHGFPLTDGEGESRAEMRIDELLKMLRSEHPSLEQITNEIAAGDLSSNFTRDQYLNMVRQGKEYIAAGDIFQVNLSQRLQVPLYISPWQLYLRLAKLNPAPFAAFLDFQPAAVVSASPERFMRLQGDRVETRPIKGTRPRGCNPIEDERLREELINSAKDRAELVMIVDLARNDLGRVCRVGTVKVPRVFRLEEYATVFHLVSTVEGTLSPALDICDLITASFPGGSITGAPKIRAMEIIEELEPTKRGIYTGSIGYIDFSGDADSNIVIRTFVIKNGTAYFQVGGGIVADSSPEAEYQETLDKAKALLDSLGKIGG; encoded by the coding sequence TTGGCTAGGCTGCCGTTGGTTAAAAGAATGGCTTACCAAGACCCATTGGAATTAATGGCAAAATTATGCGGGAAAGATAAGTTTCTGCTGCATTCCGGGTTGGTTACAGAGGAAATAGGTCGCTATTCTTTCTTAGGGTGCGATCCATTTCTTGTGCTGCAAGCAAAGGATGAAAAGGTCACTATAACCGAAGGAAATAGTGAGAAGCTGATTGAGGGTAATCCTATCCGGGAACTGCGAAAGATATTACAGCGTTTTTACCGTCCCCTTACGGCAGCGGTACCATTTACCGGTGGTGCTGTGGGTTATTTTGCATATGATTTGGGCTGGTTATTTGAAGAACTTCCTCATGCCACCGATGATGATTTAAAGCTGCCGGATTTTTATCTGCCCTTTTATGACCGCGTTATAGTAGTAGATCATTTTAAAAAGGAGACTCTAGTTTTTAGTCATGGTTTTCCGCTGACTGATGGGGAAGGTGAGTCAAGAGCGGAGATGCGTATAGACGAGCTTTTAAAGATGTTAAGAAGTGAGCATCCATCACTCGAGCAAATTACCAATGAAATAGCAGCCGGAGATTTGAGCAGTAATTTTACGCGTGACCAGTATTTGAATATGGTGCGCCAAGGGAAGGAATATATCGCTGCCGGAGATATTTTTCAGGTTAACCTGTCACAACGGCTGCAGGTGCCGCTTTATATCTCCCCTTGGCAGCTTTATCTTCGTCTTGCGAAGCTTAATCCTGCTCCTTTTGCAGCATTCCTTGATTTTCAACCGGCGGCTGTGGTCAGTGCGTCACCGGAACGGTTTATGCGTCTGCAGGGGGATCGGGTAGAGACTCGCCCCATTAAAGGGACCCGGCCTCGCGGCTGCAATCCTATCGAAGATGAAAGGTTGCGAGAGGAACTTATTAATAGTGCCAAGGACCGTGCAGAGCTGGTGATGATAGTAGATTTGGCAAGAAACGATTTGGGGAGGGTATGCCGGGTAGGAACGGTGAAAGTTCCCCGGGTGTTTCGCCTGGAGGAATACGCCACGGTATTTCACCTGGTATCGACTGTAGAGGGAACCCTGTCCCCGGCGCTAGATATCTGCGATTTGATTACAGCGTCCTTTCCGGGCGGTTCCATCACCGGAGCACCGAAAATCCGTGCTATGGAGATTATTGAGGAATTAGAACCCACCAAACGTGGAATTTATACCGGTTCCATCGGTTATATAGATTTTTCGGGTGACGCAGACTCGAATATAGTTATCCGTACCTTTGTTATTAAGAATGGCACAGCTTATTTCCAGGTTGGTGGGGGAATAGTAGCCGACTCAAGCCCGGAAGCCGAGTATCAGGAAACATTGGATAAGGCCAAGGCGTTGTTGGACTCTTTAGGTAAAATTGGGGGTTAG
- a CDS encoding anthranilate synthase component II, with translation MILMIDNYDSFVFNLVQYLGELRQEVKVVRNDRINLSQIEVMAPERIILSPGPCSPDEAGISLELVRYFAGKLPILGVCLGHQAIVQAFGGKVVRADRQMHGKTSEIIHQGHPLLSGLPNPFIAARYHSLIVERCSVPDCLEIIAETERKEIMALAHRDFPVVGVQFHPEAILTQGGHKLLQNFLEMPCGVRGDQVG, from the coding sequence TTGATACTGATGATTGACAACTACGATTCTTTTGTGTTCAATCTGGTGCAATATCTTGGAGAGCTGCGACAGGAAGTAAAGGTGGTGCGCAACGACAGAATTAATCTGAGCCAAATTGAGGTCATGGCACCGGAAAGAATTATTTTATCACCTGGGCCTTGTTCGCCAGATGAAGCGGGTATTTCGTTAGAACTGGTACGATATTTTGCCGGCAAGCTGCCCATCTTGGGCGTATGCCTGGGTCATCAAGCTATTGTGCAGGCATTTGGGGGAAAAGTAGTTCGTGCTGATAGACAGATGCATGGTAAGACGTCTGAAATAATTCATCAGGGGCACCCCCTTTTGTCAGGGTTACCAAATCCCTTTATTGCTGCCAGATATCATTCATTAATTGTTGAGCGGTGCAGCGTCCCGGATTGCCTGGAAATAATTGCGGAGACGGAAAGAAAGGAAATAATGGCTTTGGCTCATCGGGATTTCCCGGTGGTTGGAGTTCAATTTCACCCGGAAGCAATTCTCACCCAAGGGGGGCACAAACTATTACAGAATTTCTTGGAGATGCCCTGTGGGGTAAGGGGTGATCAGGTTGGCTAG
- a CDS encoding LysO family transporter, producing MFFWFAIIFGSLFVGIFIGAGSLLPHGLYRRTSTITSGGLLLLLWAMGAQIGADKDLLVKLNTLGIKAFVLALASVLTSVLVLHWGVKLLIEKKLPQEKERQL from the coding sequence GTGTTTTTTTGGTTTGCGATTATATTTGGATCACTTTTTGTCGGTATTTTTATTGGCGCCGGCAGCCTACTTCCACATGGATTGTATCGCCGCACCTCCACTATAACCAGCGGCGGACTTTTACTGCTTTTATGGGCTATGGGTGCACAAATAGGTGCGGATAAGGACCTTCTTGTCAAATTAAATACCCTGGGGATAAAGGCCTTCGTGCTAGCACTCGCCAGTGTCCTCACCAGCGTATTGGTACTCCACTGGGGAGTTAAACTGCTGATTGAAAAAAAACTCCCCCAAGAAAAGGAGAGACAACTATGA
- a CDS encoding lysine exporter LysO family protein — MTLLVLAAVIGGIVSGVFLPPSSVGLLDNLTTVALTILLVGIGIDLGQNKDTILKDLKKLGWHILYIPILVALGSILGTAVSGVIIGIPLNEAAAIGAGFGWYSLSGVLLAKLHSVETGALAFLTNVSREVIALLLIPLIANRFGFLTSIAPGGATTMDTTLPLIAKSTDRNTAVIAFVNGLVLSALVPILVPLLIHL; from the coding sequence ATGACACTATTGGTATTAGCAGCGGTTATTGGTGGTATCGTATCCGGTGTTTTCTTACCCCCGTCCAGCGTAGGCCTACTGGATAACTTAACCACCGTTGCCCTGACCATCCTATTGGTGGGCATCGGCATCGACTTAGGACAAAATAAAGATACTATTTTAAAAGATTTAAAAAAGCTAGGCTGGCACATATTATATATTCCCATACTGGTGGCGCTAGGTAGTATTCTCGGAACAGCAGTTAGCGGGGTTATTATTGGTATCCCTTTAAATGAAGCCGCAGCTATTGGAGCAGGCTTTGGCTGGTACAGCTTATCCGGGGTACTGTTGGCAAAGCTTCATAGCGTAGAAACCGGCGCGCTGGCCTTTCTTACTAATGTTTCTCGGGAAGTGATCGCGCTGCTGCTAATCCCACTGATAGCGAATCGGTTTGGCTTTCTCACCAGCATCGCTCCAGGTGGTGCTACAACGATGGATACAACCTTGCCTTTAATTGCTAAATCTACCGACCGCAATACCGCCGTCATTGCTTTCGTAAACGGCTTGGTATTGTCGGCATTAGTGCCCATATTAGTGCCCCTGCTTATCCATCTTTAA
- a CDS encoding NAD(P)/FAD-dependent oxidoreductase, which yields MINAAEAVIIGGGIIGNSIAYFLTQSGVKPVVIERNDLATGASGACDKAIILSSKNPGLHLQLALASAALYQELDSELGPEIEYAKDGGMIVIENSEQWEAMENFAARQRQIGLNVKMLDKKETREVQPALAEHILGCTYHPDDAEVNPINITLQLAKKARQNGAQYLLHTEATAIKTDGGRVKSVVTSRGSIAAPLVINAAGAWAPGLFTRLGVSLPIRPRKGQLLITEAKPRLIRGDILSAGYIAAKYNPTLAENGDDVYTQLGVGLSLGQMRSGNFIIGATREFVGYDTRSTPQGIAAVARNAVRFVPALAGVNLIRTFAGLRPYTPDGLPILDWVHGIEGLFVAAGHEGDGIALAPITGKLVSQVVTGEKPQVDVTALGIGRFSDIGNKVKDG from the coding sequence TTGATTAATGCAGCAGAAGCAGTGATCATCGGCGGCGGCATTATTGGCAACAGTATTGCCTATTTTTTAACCCAAAGCGGGGTGAAACCGGTAGTAATTGAAAGAAATGACTTAGCTACCGGTGCATCCGGTGCTTGCGATAAAGCGATAATTCTCTCATCAAAAAACCCGGGGCTCCATTTGCAGTTGGCTTTGGCCAGCGCCGCACTTTATCAGGAACTGGATAGTGAATTAGGTCCGGAAATTGAATATGCCAAGGATGGCGGCATGATTGTAATTGAGAATTCTGAACAGTGGGAGGCCATGGAAAACTTTGCCGCACGGCAGCGGCAAATAGGATTAAATGTAAAGATGCTGGATAAAAAGGAGACAAGAGAAGTGCAGCCGGCTTTGGCAGAGCATATCCTCGGATGCACCTATCATCCTGATGATGCCGAAGTCAATCCAATAAACATCACCTTGCAGTTGGCGAAAAAGGCTAGGCAAAATGGAGCGCAGTATCTGCTTCATACTGAGGCGACTGCTATTAAGACTGACGGTGGCAGGGTAAAGTCAGTAGTTACTTCCCGAGGTTCGATAGCAGCGCCACTAGTTATCAATGCAGCAGGGGCATGGGCGCCTGGATTGTTTACCCGGTTGGGGGTGAGTCTCCCGATCCGGCCCCGGAAAGGCCAACTGCTTATCACCGAGGCTAAGCCGCGTTTGATTAGGGGTGATATTCTCAGTGCCGGATATATCGCAGCTAAGTATAATCCGACTTTGGCGGAAAACGGAGATGATGTTTATACTCAGCTTGGTGTAGGGTTGTCTTTGGGCCAAATGCGCAGTGGAAACTTTATCATCGGGGCGACCCGGGAATTTGTGGGCTACGATACGAGAAGTACTCCCCAGGGAATTGCAGCTGTCGCCAGAAATGCGGTGCGCTTTGTACCTGCGTTGGCCGGTGTTAATCTTATTCGCACATTTGCTGGGCTAAGGCCCTATACCCCTGACGGTCTACCGATATTGGACTGGGTGCACGGTATCGAAGGACTATTTGTCGCTGCGGGTCATGAAGGTGATGGTATTGCGCTGGCTCCCATTACAGGTAAGTTAGTTTCCCAGGTAGTTACCGGCGAGAAACCCCAGGTCGATGTTACAGCACTGGGGATAGGCCGCTTTTCCGATATAGGAAATAAAGTTAAAGATGGATAA
- a CDS encoding (2Fe-2S)-binding protein, producing MAPKKLICRCEEITEEEVLTAIADGAETVDGVKRRTRAGMGLCQGRTCGRLILTIIAKETGQSPANLIPHTSRPPVRTLPLSIVKEEGDLD from the coding sequence ATGGCACCGAAGAAACTAATCTGCCGTTGCGAAGAGATTACTGAGGAAGAGGTTCTTACAGCCATTGCCGACGGTGCAGAAACTGTGGACGGAGTTAAAAGGCGGACTAGGGCCGGGATGGGCTTGTGCCAGGGGCGTACCTGCGGCAGATTGATTTTGACAATAATTGCTAAGGAGACGGGCCAGAGCCCTGCCAACTTAATTCCCCACACTTCTCGTCCGCCGGTGCGTACATTACCCTTATCTATTGTCAAGGAGGAGGGTGACCTTGATTAA
- a CDS encoding 4Fe-4S binding protein — protein MVTGKDTGYSGTGRPSARRMESGPVAVIECIEEIPCNPCEGACPVGAIQVGQPLTNLPKLSEHKCTGCGICIAACPGLAIFNIDLSRGDETAIVAMPYEYLPLPKEGAAVTVTDRDGQPVGRGLVHSVKRMEKYDNTAIVSVEVKKELADIVRSIKEGEDGTEETNLPLRRDY, from the coding sequence ATGGTTACGGGTAAGGACACCGGCTACAGTGGTACCGGCAGGCCTTCGGCCCGGCGGATGGAAAGCGGGCCGGTTGCGGTGATTGAATGTATCGAGGAAATTCCTTGCAATCCCTGCGAGGGCGCATGTCCCGTTGGCGCAATCCAAGTGGGTCAGCCGCTGACCAATTTACCCAAATTAAGTGAGCATAAATGCACCGGGTGCGGTATTTGTATTGCAGCGTGCCCGGGCCTAGCTATTTTTAATATAGACCTTAGTAGGGGCGATGAGACTGCCATAGTGGCTATGCCGTATGAATACCTGCCGCTGCCTAAAGAGGGTGCGGCAGTTACTGTCACTGACCGCGATGGGCAGCCTGTGGGCAGGGGATTGGTGCATTCCGTAAAACGTATGGAAAAGTATGATAATACTGCTATAGTCTCGGTTGAAGTGAAAAAGGAATTAGCAGATATTGTGCGCAGTATTAAGGAGGGAGAAGATGGCACCGAAGAAACTAATCTGCCGTTGCGAAGAGATTACTGA
- a CDS encoding NAD(P)/FAD-dependent oxidoreductase, which translates to MKQIEMAVIGAGPAGLGAAVEAAGHGVRVVVFDENNKPGGQLFKQIHKFFGSKEHLAGIRGFRIGAELLAQAAELDIDVKLGAVVYGLFSDRQIGIVHQGVKRLYQAEAILLATGAAENTLSFPGSTLPGVMSAGAAQTMANVHRVLPGKKVLMVGTGNVGLIVAYQLLQAGARVVALVDAAPRLGGYAVHAAKLRRAGVPLRLRHTIVEVRGKETVERAVVAEVDENFNPIKGSDEILSVDTVCLAVGLSPLTELAWMGGCRFKYLPGLGGHIPVHNQNMLTTSPGIYIAGDIAGVEEASTALEEGRLAGTAIAERLGYLSFEQAKVKKEAIRSRLDQLRTGPFGAKRKSLKETLVKEWI; encoded by the coding sequence ATGAAGCAGATTGAGATGGCGGTGATTGGTGCTGGACCGGCCGGCCTTGGCGCCGCGGTAGAGGCGGCGGGTCACGGTGTGCGGGTTGTGGTATTTGATGAGAACAATAAGCCCGGCGGGCAGTTATTTAAACAAATACACAAGTTTTTTGGTTCAAAGGAGCACTTGGCAGGAATCCGGGGTTTTCGCATTGGGGCAGAATTGCTGGCCCAGGCCGCTGAGCTGGATATAGATGTCAAACTGGGAGCTGTAGTCTATGGCCTATTTTCTGACCGGCAGATTGGCATCGTTCATCAGGGGGTAAAGAGGTTGTACCAGGCAGAGGCTATTCTATTGGCAACCGGGGCTGCAGAAAACACATTGAGCTTTCCGGGTTCCACTTTACCGGGGGTAATGAGTGCCGGGGCGGCTCAGACTATGGCCAATGTGCACCGGGTACTACCTGGCAAAAAGGTTCTGATGGTTGGAACAGGTAACGTTGGGTTAATTGTAGCCTACCAGCTGCTGCAGGCAGGGGCGCGGGTAGTGGCATTGGTGGATGCAGCACCCCGGTTGGGCGGGTACGCTGTCCATGCTGCCAAATTGAGGCGGGCAGGTGTACCGCTTAGATTGAGGCATACTATTGTGGAGGTACGAGGTAAGGAAACGGTTGAAAGGGCCGTGGTGGCCGAGGTAGATGAAAATTTCAATCCCATTAAGGGGTCTGACGAAATTTTATCTGTGGATACGGTTTGCCTGGCTGTGGGATTATCACCCTTAACCGAACTGGCTTGGATGGGCGGCTGCCGGTTTAAATATCTGCCGGGGTTAGGCGGGCATATACCGGTGCACAATCAGAACATGCTTACCACTTCTCCCGGTATTTACATTGCCGGGGATATTGCCGGAGTGGAAGAAGCATCTACTGCTCTTGAGGAAGGCCGCTTAGCCGGAACGGCTATTGCCGAAAGACTAGGTTATCTTTCCTTTGAGCAGGCTAAAGTCAAAAAGGAAGCAATCAGAAGCCGTTTAGACCAGCTTCGAACCGGGCCTTTCGGTGCTAAAAGAAAGTCGTTAAAAGAGACTCTGGTAAAGGAGTGGATATAA
- a CDS encoding (2Fe-2S)-binding protein, with amino-acid sequence MMRVKDHPILGPLKDEAEITISFEGKHLKARPGEPIAAVLYAAGIKVFRYTKRFNEPRSLFCGIGRCTDCMMIVNGVTNVRTCITIVEDGMVVERQKGLGYWSDTNEAD; translated from the coding sequence ATGATGCGGGTGAAGGACCATCCCATACTTGGGCCATTAAAGGATGAAGCAGAGATTACTATTAGCTTTGAAGGTAAGCACCTTAAAGCGCGACCGGGAGAACCTATCGCGGCTGTCCTTTACGCTGCGGGTATTAAGGTATTTAGATATACTAAGCGATTTAATGAACCCCGCAGTCTGTTTTGCGGCATTGGGCGCTGTACCGATTGCATGATGATTGTCAATGGTGTGACCAATGTGCGTACTTGTATTACTATTGTAGAGGATGGCATGGTGGTGGAGCGGCAAAAAGGACTGGGATATTGGAGTGATACCAATGAAGCAGATTGA
- the nth gene encoding endonuclease III, protein MNNRFTGEILKGLERMYPQAVTALKFQTPFQLLVAVILSAQCTDERVNKVTETLFRQFPTAADFANLNPQQLEPWVKSCGLFRNKSKNIVAAAKKLVAEYDGRVPGTMAELLLLPGVGRKTANVMLSNVFNEPAIAVDTHVFRVANRLGLVANSTVLGTEKELCRVIPRDDWGRAHHWLIYHGRNTCKARKPL, encoded by the coding sequence ATGAACAATAGGTTCACGGGGGAAATATTAAAGGGGTTAGAGAGAATGTATCCCCAAGCGGTAACGGCACTAAAGTTCCAAACTCCGTTTCAGCTGCTGGTTGCCGTAATCCTTTCTGCTCAATGTACGGATGAAAGGGTAAATAAAGTTACAGAAACATTGTTTCGACAGTTTCCTACTGCTGCTGATTTTGCAAATTTGAACCCACAACAGCTGGAACCGTGGGTCAAAAGCTGTGGTTTGTTTCGGAATAAAAGCAAAAACATTGTGGCTGCTGCTAAAAAATTGGTGGCGGAATACGACGGCCGGGTACCGGGTACCATGGCAGAACTGCTATTATTGCCGGGGGTAGGCCGCAAAACTGCCAATGTGATGCTCAGCAACGTTTTCAATGAGCCTGCCATTGCTGTGGATACCCATGTTTTTCGGGTTGCCAATCGGCTGGGGCTTGTGGCCAACTCAACAGTACTTGGAACTGAAAAAGAACTGTGTCGTGTAATTCCCCGGGATGATTGGGGGAGAGCGCATCATTGGCTGATTTATCACGGGCGCAACACCTGTAAGGCCCGAAAGCCTCTCTAG